One Bos taurus isolate L1 Dominette 01449 registration number 42190680 breed Hereford chromosome 25, ARS-UCD2.0, whole genome shotgun sequence genomic window carries:
- the GP2 gene encoding pancreatic secretory granule membrane major glycoprotein GP2 precursor encodes MSQLLERMTSVLWLALASYILTLSSTEQQGYRNSTNTGSYEKDLDCGAPGTPEAQLCFDPCQNYTLLNEPFRSTENTEDIQGCDSDKHGWYRFVGDGGVRMPEDCVPTFRCQTSAPLWLNGTHPGLGEGIVNRTACAHWSGNCCLWKTEVLVKACPGPYYVYRLEGTPQCSLRYCTDPATAEDKCDRTCRPEEECRLVSGTWGCFCRQDLNVSDVHSLQPQLDCGDTEIKVSLDKCLLGSLGFGDEVHAYLRDGNWNCSSLRQSEEENWISVTNPTQAGACGNILERNQTHAIYINTLSLVNDFIIRDTILSINFQCAYPLDMKVSLQMALQPIVSSLNITVDGEGEFTVRMALFQDQDYTSPYEGTAVMLSVESMLYVGTILERGDTSRFNLVLKNCYATPTEDKTDPVKYFIIRNSCPNQRDSTISVEENGVSAESRFSVQMFKFAGNYDLVFLHCEVSLCDFIKEECQPSCSRSQLRSEGVAIDPARVLDLGPITRKGAQSLGVMSGTPNTAGFLVAWPLVLLPVLLAGLF; translated from the exons GTTACAGAAACTCCACCAACACTGGTTCCTATGAAAAGGACTTGGATTGCGGAGCCCCTGGCACCCCAGAGGCCCAGCTCTGTTTTGACCCCTGCCAGAATTACACCCTCCTGAATGAACCCTTTCGAAGCACAGAGAATACAGAAGACATCCAAGGCTGTGACAGTGACAAACACGGCTGGTACCGATTTGTGGGGGACGGAGGAGTGAGGATGCCAGAGGACTGTGTCCCCACGTTCCGATGCCAGACGTCTGCACCCCTGTGGCTGAATGGCACCCATCCTGGCCTTGGGGAGGGCATCGTCAACCGCACTGCCTGTGCCCACTGGAGTGGCAACTGCTGCCTCTGGAAGACAGAGGTGCTGGTGAAAGCCTGCCCGGGCCCATACTACGTGTACCGGTTGGAGGGCACCCCTCAATGTAGTCTGAGATACTGCACAG ACCCTGCCACCGCGGAGGACAAGTGTGACAGGACCTGCCGCCCCGAGGAGGAGTGTCGCCTCGTCAGTGGCACCTGGGGCTGCTTCTGCAGACAGGACCTCAACGTCTCCG ATGTGCACAGTTTGCAGCCTCAGCTGGACTGTGGGGACACAGAGATCAAAGTGTCACTGGACAAGTGTCTGCTGGGAAGTCTGGGTTTCGGAGATGAGGTCCATGCCTACCTGCGGGACGGGAACTGGAACTGCAGCAGCCTCAGGCAGAGTGAAGAGGAGAACTGGATATCTGTGACCAATCCCACCCAGGCTGGTGCCTGCGGAAACATTCTGGAG AGAAACCAGACCCATGCCATCTACATAAACACGCTCTCCTTAGTCAACGATTTCATCATCAGAGACACCATCCTCAGCATCAACTTCCAGTGTGCCTACCCACTGGACATGAAAGTGAGCCTTCAAATGGCCCTGCAGCCCATCGTAAG TTCCCTGAACATCActgtggatggggagggagagttCACTGTCAGGATGGCCCTCTTTCAAGACCAGGACTACACGTCTCCTTATGAAGGGACTGCAGTCATGCTGTCTGTTGAATCCATGCTCTATGTGGGCACCATCTTGGAGAGAGGGGACACGTCCCGATTTAACCTGGTGTTGAAGAACTGCTACGCCACGCCCACTGAAGACAAGACTGACCCTGTGAAGTACTTCATCATCAGGAACAG CTGCCCAAATCAACGTGATTCCACCATCTCCGTGGAAGAGAATGGGGTGTCAGCAGAAAGCCGGTTCTCAGTTCAGATGTTCAAGTTTGCTGGAAATTATGACCTAGTTTTCCTGCATTGTGAGGTTTCTCTCTGTGATTTCATTAAAGAAGAGTGCCAACCG TCTTGCTCAAGAAGTCAACTCCGCAGTGAAGGGGTGGCTATTGATCCAGCCCGAGTTCTAGATCTGGGACCCATCACTCGCAAAG GTGCCCAGTCTCTTGGTGTCATGAGTGGAACACCCAACACTGCAG GGTTCCTGGTGGCCTGGCCCCTGGTTCTCCTGCCTGTCCTCCTGGCTGGGCTGTTCTGA